In Eubalaena glacialis isolate mEubGla1 chromosome 2, mEubGla1.1.hap2.+ XY, whole genome shotgun sequence, a single genomic region encodes these proteins:
- the OAZ2 gene encoding LOW QUALITY PROTEIN: ornithine decarboxylase antizyme 2 (The sequence of the model RefSeq protein was modified relative to this genomic sequence to represent the inferred CDS: deleted 1 base in 1 codon) translates to MINTQDSSILPLSNCPQLQCCRHIVPGPLWCSDAPHPLSKIPGGRGGGRDPSLSALIYKDEKLTVTQDLPVNDGKPHIVHFQYEVTEVKVSSWDAVLSSQSLFVEIPDGLLADGSKEGLLALLEFAEEKMKVNYVFICFRKGREDRAPLLKTFSFLGFEIVRPGHPCVPSRPDVMFMVYPLDQNLSDED, encoded by the exons TAGTATTTTGCCTTTGAGTAACTGTCCCCAGCTCCAGTGCTGCAGGCACATTGTTCCGGGGCCTCTGTGGTGCTCC GATGCCCCTCACCCACTGTCGAAGATCCCCGGTGGGCGAGGGGGCGGCAGGGATCCTTCTCTCTCAGCTCTAATATATAAG GACGAGAAGCTCACTGTGACACAGGACCTCCCTGTGAACGATGGAAAACCTCACATCGTCCACTTCCAGTATGAGGTCACCGAGGTGAAGGTCTCTTCCTGGGATGCAGTCCTGTCCAGCCAGAGCCTGTTTGTAGAAATcccagatggattattagctgatGGGAGCAAAGAAGG ATTGTTAGCACTGCTAGAGTTTGCTGAAGAGAAGATGAAAGTGAACTACGTCTTCATCTGCTTCAGGAAGGGCCGGGAAGACAGAG CTCCACTCCTGAAGACCTTCAGCTTCTTGGGCTTTGAGATTGTGCGTCCAGGCCATCCCTGTGTCCCCTCTCGACCAGATGTGATGTTCATGGTTTACCCCCTGGACCAGAACTTGTCCGATGAGGACTAA